One Streptomyces kaniharaensis genomic window carries:
- a CDS encoding KOW motif-containing protein — protein MSSIQVGDEVEVTSGRYAGGRGRVVWVGPEDVEIRGLIGWLAEAFCSLPRVRPADLRRIGPADRA, from the coding sequence ATGAGCAGCATCCAGGTAGGCGACGAGGTCGAGGTGACCTCGGGCCGGTACGCCGGTGGTCGGGGCCGGGTCGTCTGGGTCGGGCCGGAGGACGTCGAGATCCGGGGGCTGATCGGCTGGTTGGCCGAGGCGTTCTGTTCCCTGCCGCGCGTCCGCCCCGCCGACCTGCGCCGGATCGGCCCCGCCGACCGGGCCTGA